The window TATTATAAAGAATTAAAAACGATAGATGCAAATGAAGGATCTATAATCCTTTCTAACGAACTGATCGAGCAAAATAGATTAGAAATTAAGGTGCAAGAAGGCGCTACTGTTAAAGCTGGTCTTACTGTTAAAAATTTAGATCTAAGAGCGGTTACTGGTGGTATTATTAACTTAACTGGTCAGGTAGAAGACCAAATAGTTGTTGTAAATACTGGCGGTATTATTGAAAATGCAAAATTAAAGTCAGATTATACTAAGGTAAAAGTACAAGCTGGTGGAGAAGTGGAAGTATATGCTACTCAAACAGTAGACGTCAACGTTAGAGCAGGTGGAGATGTCATCGTGTATGGTAATCCTACTAAGGTTGATAAGAAAACTTTATTTGGCGGTAGGATAAAAATTATGGATTAATCCATTTTATTTTACAGACAGTTTTTTAAGGATTCCGCTTTCGCGAAAGCGAGACCACAACAAAACAAATTCTCTATTTGTAAACCTATCGTCTTTTCCTACCTTTGAGCATAATCAATTTTTGAATGCTTGAAGATATTTTAAAAGCCTTACCATTAGGTCTTGTTATGGCATTTCTAAT is drawn from Nonlabens dokdonensis DSW-6 and contains these coding sequences:
- a CDS encoding head GIN domain-containing protein, encoding MKYLFTLVVLFISISSFSQNPIETVVSDFDTVKTFDLVTVNLVKSTENKIIISGEDAEFVEYVQKNNILKIRMKTDKIFDGTETFVHVYYKELKTIDANEGSIILSNELIEQNRLEIKVQEGATVKAGLTVKNLDLRAVTGGIINLTGQVEDQIVVVNTGGIIENAKLKSDYTKVKVQAGGEVEVYATQTVDVNVRAGGDVIVYGNPTKVDKKTLFGGRIKIMD